Below is a window of Leguminivora glycinivorella isolate SPB_JAAS2020 chromosome 11, LegGlyc_1.1, whole genome shotgun sequence DNA.
TAATCATGATACATAAGCATAATCTGAActtaatttacttaaaaatttaaataaaaatcaaaaggaTTTAACACAtacttattgaaaaaaaaaaaaaaacattataaaattaataatattaaaataagcataaaccttgtaaaatgaaaaaatgttacACTAATATTCTTACCTCACTTATTAAAACAATACTAATCAATGCCTTAAAACTTAAAACCAAAGTACGAGTAAGTTACCATGTACCGTATTATAATCCCCAAACCAAAAGAGGCTGTttcaaataaatgattatcatGCAAAGCTATTTAAATCAGGCGAGAAAATAAGTCATCTACGGATGCGTCCTTTGCTGTTCACTACCTTCAGACATGGTCTTTATTATGATTACATTaattttaaagataaaataCAAGTTTTCGGTAGTTAATGTTTCAGACCACATGAACTGATGTGTTCGCATGGAGGATGAGGTTTTCTTTGCCGAGTCGAGTGCATACACTATTTTTCATTACGGAATAATATCTCTCATTACGGAACCGTGAGTAAATTCAACGTGCCGAAAAATCACGTTTTCCGTATGAAGAAAAATATACTTAAAAACATTCGTAGGTATTTCAGCTAAAGTTCTTAATATAAAAATCGTAATCCAAAAGATGGACATTTCGGATCTATGATATTGTTTGAAGTTAGTGAATGCAGCTGTTACTTAGCTAAAGCATTATTATAGACCCAGTTAGTAAATAATATGAACAAAAAGATCCGAAAATTAATGTAAACCTTCATCtggatataatattttattgcagCATTAATTTAGTCGTCCCAATAAGGACTGATTAAAAGAATATAATTACATTTTAACTGCTAAGCTATTAAGAAAATATGTTCAGAATAATTTTGTTGAAAAACAATGGGttactaaaaaaattacaaaaaatatttacataaccATCATCATGATTTTCAGTAATTTTATAAGTTTGGGTGTGCGCACGGTCAAGCAGAGtgtaatttacaaaaaatattaaaaaaaaaggtgtataATGGTGAACGCTGCACTATCCAATATTGAAAATCCAACCTTTCGAGCTCCTAGGACCCATAAAGAAACAGCCTCCTTTGCACTTAGCAGTACTTGGGATTTGGCCGTTCTGTCTTCAGTGAATGCCGTGTCCTGGAATGCACTACTCGTTAAAGCGGGATCTGTTAATCGGCGCTACATGCACATTCTAGTGAACACTGGCACGTTACTATGGTTAATAGAACAATTCAGCAACATCTGGAACCTTCACTAAATATTAAACTATGATTAATAGTCAAACAATTCTTTAAGATTTTGTGAGTTACAAACAACATTCTAAACAGTAATTTTACTGTTATTAACAAATAGTATTCAGGTTTATTACAAGTGATCATTTTTAGTTTAACAAAGAACTAATAATTATTCAAACATTGAAACACTGATTCTAACTATACTGGTTCCagactaaaattaaaatatgttatgtGAGCATTCAGTACTAAGATTTTAGAAGGACCTTTAGTAATGATTATGGAAACCTGACAAACATCTTTGGTTACAGCATTACAATTATTATGAGAATGAGAGATGGTTGATTCAGTTATGAGTAACAAGAACGTAGAGAACAGTGTCAGACAAAGTGTTGCAGACGCTGTGATAATATGAAATTGTTGACAGTGAGATTGAGAAAAAGCAGCTGAAAATTTTCCCCAACAGTGGATGAATTAACACACATAGAGCTGTGCAGTAGTCTTTTATTTAATATGGTGTTTTTATTTCTGATTGAGATTTCGGTTGTAATAATAAGTAAGAGTAGTTATGTTTTTGGAACTTTGATAATTAATATTGTAGTTATTGGTACAATGTTCGAAACAAAAAACACAATATATTTTGAACTCACATGGACTTATTGTCTTAGAAATATCAAAGTTGCATAGTGAAATTCACTATCAAACATAAGGTGACacaaaattaatgttcaatGTGAAGTAACCAAAGATAGTTCATCATGTGAGTGATTATTGCAGTCAAACAGGGTGTTAAGCGATGCACTTACTCGGACATTCTCAAGCTCGGTCTGCGTAATCTGTAGTTGTGCCAGCAGCTCCTCCACCGACACCCGGCTCATGGGACTCTGAGACCCTCCGGCATCACCTTCCTGgaaagtcaaatatcttgggtGACTTATAGGCTAATGAAATTTCTAGAACCAATTTTTTCACATTGGTATTTACAAGAAATCCTATaacttaataaattttaaagtggaaaatgtctgccttgcaTCGATTGCATTGcttggcatcgattgcagacgtttctgctaatcagaagttaaaatcaatCACTTAGATAGCATTtgttttttctaattgtttgcAATTAGAAAAAACAAATGCTATCTAAGTACCTACTCATCATATGGCGTTCAAatcaaataatcaaaataataatgttcCTTACCCTGTCTAAGTCAAATTTGGCAGCCTCGACTCCCTTGTACATCTGCAGATACACGGCCCGGTGTCTGCTGTCCTCTTGTTGTAGCTGCTTGCTCACCTCCTCTAACTGCTTTTCTAAAACGTGAATTCTTTCTTTTGCCTGTTCATAGTTTGGCAGCAATTCACAATACCGTGTGTTCACATCTGCCAACTTTTGAAGCAGAGCCTCTACTTTGTCATTATGTGCTTTTTTCAACTCCTGTGTTTCACCCACATGTGCTCTCATGACATCTTCTACTTTTTTCTCATAATATGAGATCAGACTTCGGCGATCTTCATCACCATCTAGTTCTACCATGCAGGAGGCATCATGGGTCAACATGTGAACAGATTCTTTGGAATGTAGTGAGGAATTAGTGAGATCATCAAAATGTCCAGAGTCAGTGAAGGAGCCTTGCATGTCACTGTTCCGGCCTCTGGTTGGGGTTTGAACCTTGAATAGTGGACTGTCAGTAATATCAAAGGACCTTGCTGCATCTTCAGTCTTTGGGCTTTCCTGTTCAAGTGAAGCTTCATCATTCTCTCTTATTGTTACAATCTCACTGGAGTTAGACTTTTCATCCGGAGAACAGACTGATGCTTTATAGAGGCGTAACTCTACAACCTCTTTGGTGAGATGAAAAATTTCACTATCTTTCTTGTCTAAGTCTTTTTTGGCTTGGCTGAGTAGGCTTTTCAGTCTACGGATCTGTTTTTGGGCACGTTGAGTGGGAGTGAGGTACTCCTCCCCAGCAAGACCTGCATGCGATGAGCAGTGGAGGACATATCGCATGGATCGCCCACTGAATGTTGTGCCATTGAATGGGGCATACCCGGCATCCATGGAGGCAGCAGTGGCAGCACTTCCATAGCTGTGGAGAGACTCATCATCAGGTAGCTCTTCAGGGGACCCTGGTGGTGTGTGGGCAGAGTCTGAGATGCTCAGTTTCCCGTTGTCCATGCAATGCTCTTGTATCTTTAGGCAGGATTTAGTTGGCTTCTGAATGTTAGAGCTGAATGactgtaaaataaatgtaacacATGAACACGATCACAACACacactaaaattaaaacaaaaaaattataggtGTAATAAATTatcttaataaaataaacaaatgcaTGTAAAACAAACTACCTttagtttaatatgaaaaactTTTCACTATAAGTAAAATATCAATTGAACATAAACATGTATACATGTTACATACGAGTATACATACAAGATGAcctaatttagattttaatgggTTATTGGTGTCCAATGGTCAGGTTTAACCTAACTTTAAATACTCAAGGATTACACTCACTACTAGGACTGGGTTTATTATACTGTTTGGCTAGGTTATATTATCCTAACTTCATAACACTGCCCGTAATATCATGACATAAGCCAAGTTTGGCTTGAGTAGCCATGGCAATATGTTGGCGCCGCGCATACTAACATATGCTCtgtattttttctacttacTTGGCTCCGAGGGCGATGATTAGGCTCGACAATCCGGGCCGCATCGCTGCGATTTTTCTGGTGTTCCGTGATTATAGGAATTGATATTAATTTCCTAGTAGAAAGAGGTGAGCGTTGCACCATTTTTTCACCGCGCACGCGCAGTGACGATGTGCGGCGGAAATTGCTTGAGACATTTCCCGCGCAGCAATGCTCATCGTGAAATTCTGGTATTCTTCTAGTGAAATTTCTGCTCATTTTCTTCAATTATTCACATACGGGGATGtgctgaaaaataaataattcacgtgtcaaaaaaattgacaaCTCGGCACGACCACAGATTAGGAAAGGAGAGATAATCCGCTGAAAATTTTGTGGATGGagtgaaaataaaaacaaaagcaAATGTCGCCTTTTGTTTTAATACATCTGGCGTTGGCCTTTCATAACTTTATTTATCATTCGGTCAGCTGCTCTAGAACTGAAATGAACTACCAAAATAATTGAAATCTAGTTAAAACAAGATGGAAATCGATGCAGATGCATAAGTGCAAACGTGGTGCAAACTGCATCAAAGCAAGTTTGCAACTTACAGGTCGTAAACTGGATTTGATATCATCAGCATCGGAGGTTTCTACATTCTACCCTCCATTTTTAAAAGATAGCTATAGTATTTTCAATAAGATTGTGCTTTCAggaataggtacctaagtaaaaAGAGAATTCTGAAAAGAGGCAAGGtgtatttgttattataattaaaGATTTTCTATAGGAATTAAACCTTTGCCTTTATATTTTCAATAACATTATGGCTCTTCGATGATTCCTtcaacgtcaaggtttaagaAGACAAGGGTTTTACGAACACAGTTGGCCGGTAAGCcctattacattttttaaatttgccagttttagaatataatagaataatgGTTTATTCGTAAGCACACAGACAATACCTACTTAAGCAATTTTcgagacatacaaaaaaaatatgaagagCCGCgtaatggcctcacctcagcatattgctggcgacttatATAATTCTTAGATAAAATACCTATCCTTACTTAATTTTCCAATTAACCATTGCCTACCCAATTAACTATTGTCTATATTACTTATAATTGTCTTTCTCATCACGGAaaaatggtgttccggacctttgggaagcgtgtgcggggccgaagccaacgcatagaggcccttttgacacttcaATGAAACATAAGTGTAGGTACccacaccgagcggatgttgcccttgcccgtatcatgagACACACGCAGAGGAAGCATCCGCCAGGGTCTATTTgacagttaatggaatctaaaatgaactgggctattggattaaagtgatggactaaatactgggttatgggataaaaaaccggacgcctgcctaataaaacggtatccaatttgatttccggcagacggtgacacatccccacaagatgggcccccacacaaagcgacatccaagatggctcaaggcaACCACCGGTGTGAGGACTTGAGTCTGTACCCttaagggtgtcgagaggtataggtacaccgctttctgcccagtgaaTGTCAAGCCACTGTACcgactcgcgtcttatgcaaaatttcacttccacctctggagcatgtagccctaacgactccactctggacggccagccaaggcaagcccgAGGTAAAGAGTCCTATGAAACCCAACCGCCCTACGGGGAACAGGGCTCCCCAgcagcactcgggtacgtggggtcgcgctgttccccaacagcttgccacaagctgccctgcgttgactgattgcactggtaaaacaaGTGGATCGTCACATCCTTGCGCcatctatattatattattattacctatatatttcTTACTGACTTATGTAAGTATGATGAGGTGAGTCTTCAGAAGTATTTAAGAATACTTGTAATATTTCCAATAACGTGAACACTGAACAGTTGAACAGTCAAGGTGGAAAATGAGAATCACGTTTATATGAAACCGACGAACCGGTTTAGGGGCGGTCGTCCCCTTTCATTTTTATGTTCCATCCATCCACGTCGAGGGTGCTGGTACATTCGTCGAATGTACCAGCACCCTCGACTTCTTAATGTTCTATGTAGTTCGTAATAGAAGATCTCTCTATTTAAAAATGtctttatttctttttaattaataaaaatgtttcaATAAATTTAAGCAATCGACATAACTACACACTATAACCTATTATGTACTTATTGACTTAGCAAACTAGTTTCATTGGCTTCGCCGATTGTTGCAATACCGCTAAGCCGTAATACCTATTTGTCTGTAAGTACTCTACTTACGCAATGCAAGATGAGGCATTACTTGTATTGTGCTGTCGTGCCTTAATTTGATTATAGGTTGAATCACGGACACAATACACAAAATTGTTCTAAAATTAGAGGTATAGCGAAGTCTCGGTTTATGTAATGATTTCGTGTCCAAAATATGA
It encodes the following:
- the LOC125230854 gene encoding protein quick-to-court-like isoform X1, with the protein product MSRNFTRRIPEFHDEHCCAGNVSSNFRRTSSLRVRGEKMVQRSPLSTRKLISIPIITEHQKNRSDAARIVEPNHRPRSQSFSSNIQKPTKSCLKIQEHCMDNGKLSISDSAHTPPGSPEELPDDESLHSYGSAATAASMDAGYAPFNGTTFSGRSMRYVLHCSSHAGLAGEEYLTPTQRAQKQIRRLKSLLSQAKKDLDKKDSEIFHLTKEVVELRLYKASVCSPDEKSNSSEIVTIRENDEASLEQESPKTEDAARSFDITDSPLFKVQTPTRGRNSDMQGSFTDSGHFDDLTNSSLHSKESVHMLTHDASCMVELDGDEDRRSLISYYEKKVEDVMRAHVGETQELKKAHNDKVEALLQKLADVNTRYCELLPNYEQAKERIHVLEKQLEEVSKQLQQEDSRHRAVYLQMYKGVEAAKFDLDREGDAGGSQSPMSRVSVEELLAQLQITQTELENVRDTAFTEDRTAKSQVLLSAKEAVSLWVLGARKAMYRRIVESQKGNKTNVDPEVTLQFLKSAIYYFLTDPENHQGHLNAIENILGFTEAEKKNIRKARAT
- the LOC125230854 gene encoding protein quick-to-court-like isoform X2, which encodes MSRNFTRRIPEFHDEHCCAGNVSSNFRRTSSLRVRGEKMVQRSPLSTRKLISIPIITEHQKNRSDAARIVEPNHRPRSQSFSSNIQKPTKSCLKIQEHCMDNGKLSISDSAHTPPGSPEELPDDESLHSYGSAATAASMDAGYAPFNGTTFSGRSMRYVLHCSSHAGLAGEEYLTPTQRAQKQIRRLKSLLSQAKKDLDKKDSEIFHLTKEVVELRLYKASVCSPDEKSNSSEIVTIRENDEASLEQESPKTEDAARSFDITDSPLFKVQTPTRGRNSDMQGSFTDSGHFDDLTNSSLHSKESVHMLTHDASCMVELDGDEDRRSLISYYEKKVEDVMRAHVGETQELKKAHNDKVEALLQKLADVNTRYCELLPNYEQAKERIHVLEKQLEEVSKQLQQEDSRHRAVYLQMYKGVEAAKFDLDREGDAGGSQSPMSRVSVEELLAQLQITQTELENVRAMYRRIVESQKGNKTNVDPEVTLQFLKSAIYYFLTDPENHQGHLNAIENILGFTEAEKKNIRKARAT